Genomic segment of Drosophila takahashii strain IR98-3 E-12201 chromosome X, DtakHiC1v2, whole genome shotgun sequence:
ACTTGCGTCATTTAGCTACATATTATGTCGGCAGTGTGTATAAAAAGGAGATAAACTTGTGTAGCCGAAATTTCATTAAGGGGGAGTATCTTTTTTGAAcgtaaactttaattaaaagggTTGGTGAATATATTATTGCTTTTTTGTTAGCAATTGCGTTCCTTGATCAACTTGTAAAATTACCATATGGCCTTTTCCCTACACAGATCTCCATGACGAATCGGCTGCATAGTTTTGGCCATATTTTTTGGAATACATTTTGGCTGCGGTGATTTTCTGGCTTGCTGCGATTTGTGGCCGCATCGAATGCGCCGTCGTCACGCCCATAATGATGGATCCGATGGACTGACTGAGCGACCAGTTGGCAGTTTGATCCCCACCACCGGGCTTTGTCATCGTTTTGGGCCAAATTGCCGGCGATATGTACCCCCAGATGCAAATCAAATAATGGCATCAATTGTACAACGCCGCAAGTTGCAAGTTggcctgatgttgctgttgtgatCGGCGAtgttgcttctgctgctgcagtggctgcagttgctgttgcggATTATGCAATGGGAAAGGTGCAGCAGCAACTTGTCTGGCGGGAGTTGGAGATGCGCATTTGCTatacaaacaaatacaaatcgCTGGCCGACTACAAACTGTTGCAGATGCGCGACAATCGAGTGGAGCTGCAGTTATGAGTTGTCTGCAGCTTTCGCCCGCCGCCTTTtgccttttgcctttgcctttggccACCCCATCTTAGCACTAGGAGATCCCAAAACTAAGGCCCAATCTGAATCCTCCCCCCTGACTAATGGCGACTGCGCGACGATGATGCGGCAGCATTTGGCCCACATTGCGCCAATGTGGTGGCTCACCCCAgctgcacagagagaaattaTCCAGAGGTGcttttgaattattaaaatactaaaacaaaattttgaggtataaagaaatattatgctaaagttttaacaccagaaataattttaaattatctcagagaaaaattaaattatccaGAAGtgctgttaaaaatatttaagtattaatttttagtttaaggaaatattttatagcgTGTAAGACCGGTAGGTAGCTATTTTGAGATATAAAGAAAAGGTATgttaatgttttaaaacaatagattattttaataattaaacaacTCTTTGCaataataatacttttttataatattttttgataacggtcgaattttattttagaaagatTTATTGCTAACAGTTGAAAATTAATAAGTATGAAATAACCTAAATGTAGGAAACTCttcttattatattataatataataaaatttagttttttatatttataatatctatttttaatttttttcgtaggatttctaaaaatgtacaagtataaattaactttttgtttatttattttatatttttatgtttttttttacaatacctatttttgattttaaatatgcttattttcaatttcccgCAGTGCCTTGGCAGCACCTCCAACATCTGCCAACCACACGGTGAGCGTGGAAAACGGtttttccttttgctttctggCAGAGCGAAGCTTTTCCGGTTAAAGTTATGTTGCCTGTGGTTTCGTATAAAAACTCTGGCTGCCATCGGTGGTCATGTCAGTTGTGGATTCGCACTTAGCCCACTAGTTAACCCAAACGGAGCGTTCCAAGCGATGAAAGTACGGCTCGTCGTTCGCCAGGACTACAGAATAATTGATTGAAGAATATTGCGCATGCGCAGCGTGTTctctatgtttttttttgttcaagtgATTCTCATCGAGTGCTTTTGCTTACGTTTCAGGCCTTTGTGTGTCTCTTGCTCATCGGAGCGGCCAGTGTGACGGCCAAGCCGAAgcccggcggaggaggaggttgGTCCtctggcggcggaggaggcggtggccatggaggcggtggcggcggaggCTGGTCctccggcggaggaggaggcggtggcggcCATGGAGGCGGAGGCGGTGGAGGAGATGTCCAGATAATCAAAGTGATCACGGAGAATggaggcggcggtggtggaggaggaggctggTCTTCtggaggcggcggaggaggaggttgGTCCtctggaggcggcggcggcggcggttggTCAtcaggcggaggaggaggtggtggccacggaggcggcggcggcggtggtgaaGTAAAGCTCATCAAAATCATTAGCCTTGGATCGGCcggcggtggaggaggaggacatggcggcggtggtggaggCGGCGGCTGGTCTtcaggaggaggcggcggcggcggaggctgGTCTtctggcggcggaggaggtggtggccacggaggcggcggtggcggcggcacCAAGGTCATCAAAATCATCAAGCTGAgctccggcggcggcggtggtggccatggaggcggtggtggcggcggAGGCTGGTCTtccggaggcggcggcggtggtggctgGCAGCCTGCTGGTGGTTGGGCCTAAACCTTaagcccaatcccaatccgagGCTAGAATCCTAGGAAGCCATCGAGGCAGTCCACGATCAATCTTGTAAATACTGTACATATCCAAgaagcaattattttttttaacctgtTACTTTGTTACCCCAATCCCAGTCCCAATCCCATCCCCACAGAACTGTTACTCAATTAAGCATGAGACTATGTGGCAAATGGCATTTGCTTGGAGCACACAAtttgtatattaaataaatgtaccCTAAAACTGTTATTTCATAACGTCCTCTATTTTCTGGGCCAAGAAAGCAAATGTGTGTGTCAGTTTTCCCAACCAAATGTGACGTTTTCAGATTTTAGTTACCAAAAGATCAGAAGGTGTAAAACGCACAGCTGATTAGTTGGGTGTTGGTAGTTGTGAAGTGTCTTTAGGAGATTCATATATTGGAATGTCAAATAGCTGGAAGTGGACTCTAAGATGCAGTGCACCAAGATCATCTCCATGGATTGATTTTTTTGCgaaaactgatattttagggtggaaaatatggATTCGAATTTTCGACGAAAATagtcatttttttatggttttttagtTGTAGCTTGGACAATTCAAGGCCTACAGCTAAAAGACCGACTGTTTTCAACAGCTAACGTCCTATACTAACAAATCCCATCACTTtctggaaaattaatttttttataaattttcgcatttttgataaggggttattTCGAGCAGCCCAAAAGCAGTTCACATTCTTCATTTATGCGAcagcccaaaagtatgcatgtccttcaaaaataaatacagtaTTAATACAATTTCATTGTTTAGCTTTATTATataatcttaattttattattatttacaatataaaatgcgtttcttttattttcctaaaCAAATCATTTAGAGCTTAAACTAAAGTGTTATATTCATGACTTAGCCTGGATTATcgtatcttttttatttcttacaaAGGTGTATGCATTTGAATATCCAATTAATTGAGTTCTTGGTTGCTATGGTAGGCTGAATTCTAGGGTCACGTGGAACTGCTTCAATTTAAGTGCTCGCTACTCGAGACCTACGTTCTGTTTGCTTTAATGTTCGTTGACTTACTCCCACATCTTCTGGATTTTTATTGCAGGAGAAAGTCGAAGGCACCGAGGGGTTATCAAGGTCGGCCAGTGAATTGAAGTTCCAATAGTTCTGTACCTTCTAACAAAgaataattaagaaaaattagTAACgtcattttaagttttttttattttacctaCAATTTTAAACGAAATCCACCCGTAATTTGCGTTACAATTGCATTAAGATTTACAAATGACACATGGCCCTCGCATAATTAATGACCCCGTGGTGGCTCAACAGTTTCCAAGTGGTTTTCTGGTTGGGATGCAAGCTCAAGATCAAGATCACAGGTTTCCTTATGCTGTGGGCTGCAACATGACTTGACTGAAACCGATCTGGTAGCTATATAAACTGTGCTTCGGCCGGGTTTGGGGCATCAGTTTCTATAGTGTTCTACTACAGCATCCAGAAATTAAACCCAGCCTTACTATGCGTTTCACTCTGCTCGCAATCTTCCTCTTCGGAGTGCTCCTGGCCGTCGTTTCCGCCGGCGGaaatggtggtggtggcggcggtggcTGGCAAAAGGGTggtggcggcggaggaggaggtggttcCCAAGGAGGCTGGCAGaagggcggcggcggaggaggtggcCAAGGGGGCTGGCAGaagggcggcggcggcggaggaggcggtggaAAGCACGGCGGCGGTGGAAATGGAGGTGGCGGCAAGcatggcggcggcggaggaggaggtggtggaaAGCACGGCGGCGGTTGGTAAATCCCAAAAATCCACCCACCAACGAACCACTGACCAATCTCCGGCTCAATACTCCAGCAACCAAGATCTAATCCAGTAATCCGCAATGGTGATCTTCCCAACGAGACACTCCAGTTATACCTAAGTTTCTTCGTCTGCCTCTTTCCTCAATTCAAATTGTATTAATCTAGTTCTAGTGTTCCCaacattttgttatttaatcaAACGTTTTTGAGCTGCAAATCAAAGCGACGCAAGTTTTACATGGTGGTGGAGAATAATTTACAGGAATATTATGAGTGGTGATGGGACTCTGACCCGGAGACTCCCTCAGTTGAAAGCCCAGGAAATCTGGGACTTCCAATAAGTAATATTTAGAAAAGCATCCGCTTTTCCAGTGGGGCTTCCTTAAGGTATCTGCTTCAATTGCGGGGATTTTTCGACTTTACAGAATAAAGTTATGCGGCTCAGCTCGCCAATTGCTTCTCACATACTGATGAGTTGCGAATGGAAACAGTTGGTTCTCTCAACGAAGTTGGAATACGCTTACTGTGAGTGTTCTTAACTGTGCATATTAAGATGTTTTATCATTGGAATTCTGGACATTAGTTGGTTCTAAGCTATCTCTTAGTTAACACCTGGTTTTAACTATACAGGTTCTATCTCTCCGCGATTCATTCACCTCTATTTCTGATTCTCTCCTATTTAGCAGATGAGTAAGAGGGATTTTCCAGCAGATGTCATGCATATAATTGCTGATACTCTGCATGATGAACGGGTGCAcccggcgtatgcgtaatgtttaatgtttgttctgtaaagaaaatataagaaacgATTAGATTaactgaaatttttaaatataaattaaaatatcaaaagttatattaaataactttaaaatatggtAATGGTTTATTTTGTGGTTAACCGCTATATTTTACggtttaaactatttaatgaTACAGTATCTTTGTTATAACCGCAAtatgaatatattttgtggTCAACGTTCACATTTTAATCTTCCACCTTCTGTTTACCTAGTTAGAAATCAGAGAGCATGGGTAGAATTTTATAGACCTAGTACAGAGCATTGGTAAGTCCCCGATTTCAGTATCTCCAGTGACCCATTGAGTAATTAATGTTTAATGCCCGCCGGCCAGCCTTATTGTTGTGTAAGTAACTCCCCCGATTTTTTCAAGCCCGATCGCCTGAGAGAATTCGATGGCTCCCAGTGGTGACGATTTTGCGACGATGCGCGGGAAAACAATGGAAGTCATATATAAAGATGCACCTTGCACGGATTGACGACCAGTTGGACACCACCTTTTGCGACGAATAGAACGGATTAGCATTAACGGAGGAGCATCGGCAAACCGGAACCGGAACTAGAATATATACGTCAAATAGTCAACTAAAATGAGGCATTGGCAGTTCTTCGCCCTTTGGCTGCTGATCCTGGCCAGCTGCGTGGACTTCACCACTCCGTCTTTGCTCGCCCTGAAGAAGAAGCTGCTTttcggcggtggcggcggtggaggATTCGGCGGTGGCGGAGGATTCGGTGGCGGCGGAGGATTCGGAGGTGGCTggggaggcggcggcggtcataacggaggaggaggaggctacaatggaggaggcggtggataccacggtggaggaggaggtggctaCAACGGCGGAGGGGGATACcacggcggaggaggcggcggtggctatcatggaggtggaggtggaggtggcTATCATggcggcggaggcggaggcTATCCCGGTGGAGGAGGCAGCACCATAGACGTCTATGTCGTGAAGCCTGTCTAcagcggcggaggaggcggtggccatCAGTGgggaggcggcggaggaggaggccacaatggaggaggcggcggtggttaccatggaggaggcggcggcggaggaggaccTTCCCAGTGgggtggcggtggtggtggcggcggCAGTGGCTCCTACGCCAGCAGCAGTGCCAACAGCTGGTCctccggcggaggaggcggtggctgCCATTCctgcggaggaggaggcggtggcaaTGGCGCCTACGCCAAGGCCTCTGCGAACGCCTATGCAGGCAGCTGGTAGGAGTCCAACATGGATatcatctttttttttatttaatttataagccGTTctgtgaaaatttttaaattttgaaagcCGAAAAATACGCAAGTAAAGTGAAACCAAtacttttataaaaacttaataaaaagaaaagtagcaagcaaaaaacaaataaactcgttattaaatttcttaacgattggcatttaaaccttgccattttatgcattttaaatttttcgcaaaaaatcatggggtacccccttataaaaaaattaaaaattggcgaaaattttatttttccaaaatcacacggaaagttttatggatttatagcaaattttgttatctgttcaaagcagtatgtatttttggtgtaggaccatttttggccaagttacagcaaaaaaaccaaaagaaaatatttcaatttttgtcaaaaactgaaatcccgaatttccaaaaaaaaaacaaaaccgttttttttcgctaaaacaaagcaaatactgatttaaagtatggagtgtcatacctttctgaactcgttattaaattttctaacgattggcatttaaatcttgacattttatggattttaaatttttcgcaaaaaatcatggggtacccccttataaaaaaattgaaaatttggcgaaaattttatttttccaaaatcacacggaaagttttatggatttatagcacattttgttatctgttcaaaacagtatgtattttttgtgtaggaccatttttggccaagttacagcaaaaaaaccaaaagaaaatatttcaatttttgtcaaaaaatgaaatcccgaatttccaaaaaaaaaacaaaaccgtttttttcgctaaaacaaagcaaatactgatttaaagtatggagtgtcatacctttctgaactcgttattaaattttctaacgattggcatttaaatcttgacattttatgcattttaaatttttcgcaaaaaatcatggggtacccccttataaaaaaattaaaatttggcgaaaattttatttttccaaaatcacacggaaagttttatggatttatagcacattttgttatctgttcaaaacagtatgtatttttggtgtaggaccatttttggccaagttacagcaaaaaaaccaaaagaaaatatttcaatttttgtcaaaaactgaaatcccgaatttccaaaaaaaaacaaaaccgtttttttcgctaaaacaaagcaaatactgatttaaagtatggagtgtcatacctttctgaactcgttattaaattttctaacgattggcatttaaatcttgacattttatgcattttaaatttttcgcaaaaaatcatggggtacccccttataaaaaaattaaaatttggcgaaaattttatttttccaaaatcacacggaaagttttatggatttatagcacattttgttatctgttcaaaacagtatgtatttttggtgtaggactatttttggccaagttacagcaaaaaaaccaaaagaaaatatttcaatttttgtcaaaaactgaaatcccgaatttccaaaaaaaaaacaaaaccgtttttttcgctaaaacaaagcaaatactgatttaaagtatgaagtgtcatacctttctgaactcgttattaaattttctaacgattggcatttaaatcttgacattttatgcattttaaatttttcgcaaaaaatcatggggtacccccttataaaaaaattgaaaattggcgaaaattttatttttccaaaatcacacggaaagttttatggatttatagcacattttgttatctgttcaaaacagtatgtatttttggtgtaggactatttttggccaagttacagcaaaaaaaccaaaagaaaatatttcaatttttgtcaaaaactgaaatcccgaatttccaaaaaaaaaacaaaaccgtttttttcgctaaaacaaagcaaatactgatttaaagtatggagtgtcatacctttctgaactcgttattaaattttctaacgattggcatttaaatcttgacattttatgcattttaaatttttggcaaaaaatcatggggtacccccttataaaaaaattaaaatttggcgaaaattttatttttccaaaatcacacggaaagttttatggatttatagcacattttgttatctgttcaaaacagtatgtattttttgtgtaggaccatttttggccaagttacagcaaaaaaaccaaaagaaaatatttcaatttttgtcaaaaaatgaaatcccgaatttccaaaaaaaaaacaaaaccgtttttttcgctaaaacaaagcaaatactgatttaaagtatggagtgtcatacctttctgaactcgttattaaattttctaacgattggcatttaaaccttgacattttatgtattttaaatttttcgcaaaaaatcatggggtacccccttataaaaaaattaaaaattggcgaaaattttatttttccaaaatcacacggaaagttttatggatttatagcaaattttgttatcttttcaaaacagtatgtattttttgtgtaggaccatttttggccaagttacagcaaaaaaaccaaaagaaaatatttcaatttttgtcaaaaactgaaatcccaaatttccaaaaaaaaaaacaaaaccgtttttttcgctaaaacaaatcaaatactgatttaaagtatggagtgtcatacctttctgaactcgttattaaattttctaacgattggcatttaaaccttgacattttatgtattttaaatttttcgcaaaaagtcatggggtaccccctcataaaaaaattaaaaattggcgaaaattttattttttcaaaatcacacggaaagttttatggatttatagcaaattttgttatcttttcaaaacagtatgtattttttgtgtaggaccattttggccaagttacagcaaaaaaaccaaaagaaaatatttcaatttttgtcaaaaaatgaaatcccgaatttccaaaaaaaaaacaaaaaaaaaaaaaaccaaaagaaaatatttcaatttttgtcaaaaaatgaaatcccgaatttccaaaaaaaaaacaaaaccgtttttttcgctaaaacaaagcaaatactgatttaaagtatggagtgtcatacctttctgaactcgttattaaattttctaacgattggcatttaaatcttgacattttatgcattttaaatttttcgcaaaaaatcatggggtacccccttataaaaaaattaaaatttggcgaaaattttatttttccaaaatcacacggaaagttttatggatttatagcacattttgttatctgttcaaaacagtatgtatttttggtgtaggaccatttttggccaagttacagcaaaaaaaccaaaagaaaatatttcaatttttgtcaaaaactgaaatcccgaatttccaaaaaaaaaaaaaacaaaaccgtttttttcgctaaaacaaagcaaatactgattcaaagtatggagtgtcatacctttctgaactcgttattaaattttctaacgattggcatttaaatcttgacattttatgcattttaaatttttcgcaaaaaatcatggggtacccccttataaaaaaattaaaatttggcgaaaattttatttttccaaaatcacacggaaagttttatggatttatagcacattttgttatctgttcaaaacagtatgtatttttggtgtaggaccatttttggccaagttacagcaaaaaaaccaaaagaaaatatttcaatttttgtcaaaaactgaaatcccgaatttccaaaaaaaaaacaaaaccgtttttttcgctaaaacaaagcaaatactgatttaaagtatgaagtgtcatacctttctgaactcgttattaaattttctaacgattggcatttaaatcttgacattttatgcattttaaatttttcgcaaaaaatcatggggtacccccttataaaaaaattgaaaattggcgaaaattttatttttccaaaatcacacggaaagttttatggatttatagcacattttgttatctgttcaaaacagtatgtatttttggtgtaggactatttttggccaagttacagcaaaaaaaccaaaagaaaatatttcaatttttgtcaaaaactgaaatcccgaatttccaaaaaaaaaacaaaaccgttttttttcgctaaaacaaagcaaatactgatttaaagtatggagtgtcatacctttctgaactcgttattaaattttctaacgattggcatttaaatcttgacattttatgcattttaaatttttcgcaaaaaatcatggggtacccccttataaaaaaattgaaaattggcgaaaattttatttttccaaaatcacacggaaagttttatggatttatagcacattttgttatctgttcaaaacagtatgtattttttgtgtaggaccatttttggcctagtaacagcaaaaaaaccaaaagaaaatatttcaatttttgtcaaaaactgaaatcccgaatttccaaaaaaaaaaacaaaaccgtttttttcgctaaaacaaagcaaatactgatttaaagtatggagtgtcatacctttctgaactcgttattaaattttctaacgattggcatttaaatcttgacattttatgcattttaaatttttcgcaaaaaatcatggggtacccccttataaaaaaattaaaatttggcgaaaattttatttttccaaaatcacacggaaagttttatggatttatagcacattttgttatctgttcaaaacagtatgtatttttggtgtaggaccatttttggccaagttacagcaaaaaaaccaaaagaaaatatttcaatttttgtcaaaaact
This window contains:
- the LOC108056216 gene encoding uncharacterized protein, whose product is MRHWQFFALWLLILASCVDFTTPSLLALKKKLLFGGGGGGGFGGGGGFGGGGGFGGGWGGGGGHNGGGGGYNGGGGGYHGGGGGGYNGGGGYHGGGGGGGYHGGGGGGGYHGGGGGGYPGGGGSTIDVYVVKPVYSGGGGGGHQWGGGGGGGHNGGGGGGYHGGGGGGGGPSQWGGGGGGGGSGSYASSSANSWSSGGGGGGCHSCGGGGGGNGAYAKASANAYAGSW
- the LOC108056232 gene encoding uncharacterized protein isoform X2; its protein translation is MKAFVCLLLIGAASVTAKPKPGGGGGWSSGGGGGGGHGGGGGGGWSSGGGGGGGGHGGGGGGGDVQIIKVITENGGGGGGGGGWSSGGGGGGGWSSGGGGGGGWSSGGGGGGGHGGGGGGGEVKLIKIISLGSAGGGGGGHGGGGGGGGWSSGGGGGGGGWSSGGGGGGGHGGGGGGGTKVIKIIKLSSGGGGGGHGGGGGGGGWSSGGGGGGGWQPAGGWA
- the LOC108056222 gene encoding uncharacterized protein; amino-acid sequence: MRFTLLAIFLFGVLLAVVSAGGNGGGGGGGWQKGGGGGGGGGSQGGWQKGGGGGGGQGGWQKGGGGGGGGGKHGGGGNGGGGKHGGGGGGGGGKHGGGW
- the LOC108056232 gene encoding loricrin isoform X1, with the translated sequence MLLLLLQWLQLLLRIMQWERCSSNLSGGSWRCAFAIQTNTNRWPTTNCCRCATIEWSCSYELSAAFARRLLPFAFAFGHPILALGDPKTKAQSESSPLTNGDCATMMRQHLAHIAPMWWLTPAAQREIIQSALAAPPTSANHTAFVCLLLIGAASVTAKPKPGGGGGWSSGGGGGGGHGGGGGGGWSSGGGGGGGGHGGGGGGGDVQIIKVITENGGGGGGGGGWSSGGGGGGGWSSGGGGGGGWSSGGGGGGGHGGGGGGGEVKLIKIISLGSAGGGGGGHGGGGGGGGWSSGGGGGGGGWSSGGGGGGGHGGGGGGGTKVIKIIKLSSGGGGGGHGGGGGGGGWSSGGGGGGGWQPAGGWA